AAGTATTTTGATTAATGTTGTCACGACTCAGGAAGTTGTTTTACCTTTTCTATTCTGGTCTTGTACAGACATTTCTAGTCCATAAATGTTGTGtgctacaagccctgcagtcttgtggagaCATTTCTAGTCCATAAATGTTGTGtgctacaagccctgcagtcttgtggagaCATTTCTAGTCCATAAATGTTGTGtgctacaagccctgcagtcttgtggagaCATTTCTAGTCCATAAATGTTGTGtgctacaagccctgcagtcttgtggagaCATTTCTAGTCCATAAATGTTGTGtgctacaagccctgcagtcttgtggagaCATTTCTAGTCCATAAATGTTGTGtgctacaagccctgcagtcttgtggagaCATTTCTAGTCCATAAATGTTGTGtgctacaagccctgcagtcttgtggagaCATTTCTAGTCCATAAATGTTGTGtgctacaagccctgcagtcttgtggatttttctcACAAATGCTAGCCCTGAAGATGCGTGTGCATGCTCTTACATGGTGttttttgtattgtgtttatTACTACACAAGTCTTTTTTTTCCCGATCCCATTTTAAGTTTGTCATCATTCCAGTGTGAACCATACCAACTTGACTAAGTTTGCTCCAATAAATACTAGAATCCCAAAGAAATAATGCCTGGAGAAAATTTTTGATTCAGGAATTTTTCTTCCAAAATCTGTGATGTTTTTAGACTTTCCTttcacttaaacaaaaaaaaataattctttgCAGGTCGCTTTTCCAGAGAGTGAGACCAATGTGTGTGTGACTTAATGAATGATCACCAGAATACCTATTGTATTGTTGGTTACAGTGTATGATTTAGCTTGTTACCCTAAACAAGTTAACCAATGGTtgaccagcctgggtttgagTTAAAACTTGTAAAccttaattcataaatacctcggacagttttgctattcctattggtggagagcacgtcatgtgggtgtgtataaatctttgtttatgaccggtaaaaagtgttgaaacatgggcgtgacacgcgagctcgcacctgtgcttatataaaacagtttcttcattcctattggtagagagcaacagccgggacagttgtgccacatcacgcgatacgcacgacgcccacagcattcccttataaggagttgtttacccgagtgcggcggagggctttaccatttcatagctggagaggtgttgtgttgaaagaaatcattgaacaattataattttcggttttcaactagtggtttaaacccgccgaggcctggttcttgataatttaccttgacttcgtctcggtaaaattatcaagaaccaggcctcgttgggattaaaccactagttgaaaacctcttcaccacacattgattcccttagtaaaccatggtgcacactcgaacttgctcatagtAGGTGAGAAAAGTTGGCTTAGTGACGGCTTTAAAAGAGGCTAAGACTGatagcattttattttattcttgttTTACAGAGTCAATGGACACATCCACAGTCACAAACGATGTAACGGCGGAGAAATCGGACAACCCTAAAGAAATTTGGCCATCTGTTGATACGGAACCCAGTAATAATGAACCCATCTCCTTATTCAAGTAAGATCAGTTAGAGGCAATTCAAAAATAGCATTTGATATACAGTCAAAAGCATCATTAAGCCTGCAATATAAATGTTATCATTACTTGCAAACCTTAACAGAAATTGTTCCAAGAAATCCTGCTTCAttatcattttcttttttttaattctgtttCTTTTTTCTGGAATcgtaacaaaatcgcaggcaACCCCGCAATtaaattgtttgagctttacacTTTGTATTTTCCTGTAAAcctactatttaaaaaaaaaaaaaaaggaaaaatcttacgaaagtagctcacttctacctggaacaataggtgtcagaaatacATCAAAGACCACCACAGAACTTCTAAAATACCCTTGTGGACCCCGGCCCTaagggacttcgcgctgcgcgcttGTGTTGTGTGCGTTGGAATATTAACATTTGCAataaactgaatttttttttctgttttttatgTCATCACCCATTCTATATTTTCGTGAAATAGGCTGCTGGCCTGCTGAATTATAAAATCTGTTGGAGATTGTTAAGAATGATTTTATGAGACGAAGCAACCATAAAATACAACACCTTGAAAGGAATACAAGATGAGGTGGCAAATATTGCTGCACAATACCAGAAACACCCGGGCTTTAAATAACCCTCCTCTTGAACCTTTTTGGTCCTACGTTTTAACATCCCATCCtaaggatgaagcaataatggttaagtgtcttgctgaaggatgCAAGTGTTGCGACCGGGGCTTAAACCCAtagtctgctgatcagaaacaccagagcttgagtcaaaTGCGCTTGACTGCTCGGCCAGGACATACCACAAATAAGAATCCACTCGACAAACTTTAAATGGTGTTGCTGCAAAATCAAACCATAGGCCTACTGTTGCTCCACTATACAAGGcttaattttttattaagtGCATTTTTGTTCTTGGGCAATAATGctattatgtttttcttttccaaCAGTCTTCCATACAGAATTGTCTTTGCAGTGTTGACTGAAGACAGTCTTATCCTCTATGACTCTCAACAAAGTATTCCTTTTGGAATGATTTCAAATATCCACTATCACCAACTCAGTGATGTCACATGGTGAGAATACACTTGTCAATACTGACAATCATTTATTCtcaaaaatagaattagctgattgcaaactgcctaccaacaaaggacctatggtataaatgctaaaaagtagttaatggcctgacattttgaccctagcagagtctttctcaaaggctcaATTTTTTGCATTGATACCATTGGTTGGTCGTTTTGGTTAGTAAATTGTTTGcagcagctaattctattttctcagaaTCTAATAGTAAGATAAAGTCTGGACTATTCCATTTTTTGAGGTGAAGGCGAGTGAAATGGAAAAGACAGATTTTGCCGAGTGTTTATATTCTGAGactatgcataaaacaaaatgcaagttTCTTTTAAAGCTATTTTCTCAACTGGTAAAGAAGGCGGCTTCCGCTGAAACCATTTCTCTGGAGGACTGTAAATGTTAATAATCTGCTGGGTTGAAGTAAATTACTTGTACTTTGATCAGTTAATGATAGTAGTCCCGGCTGATTTTCTACCGTTCGTCCGCCCAGGTACCGTagcaggacaattcttttctGGGAAGTTTCATggattccaaaaatctactccgctgtattagaatataaagcaagacagttctttaaagaacaaaatctacctggcaagtagagacacacatggtgttactgcaaaccaaatatatattaataatttCTAAAATTTTATTCCATTGATTTAGGTCACCAGACGGTCGAGTTTTAGTTGTGTCCTCCACAGACGGCTTCTGTTCATTGGTCACTTTCGAGGAAGGAGAAATTGGTATTCCTTTTGAAAAAGCACCGATAAAACCAATAGCAACAGAGGCACCAAAGGTCAATTCTCAAGCTGCGGGGTCAACTTCAGTTTCATCCAATCAGGCTCAGCCACCTcctttgaatattcatgatgtgAAAGCCAATCAGGGAGAGGCTGTGATTATTAGAAAGATTGAGCCAAGGAGAGTGTCACCTACTGGCCCTACCAACAATCCTCCAGCCAAAACCAACGGGTAAATTCACTTATTCTTTGTGAATGTGCACACACAGTTTTAAATCGTAgttatcaggcatgcaacttttcagctgatcagctgatttcctctttttcttttcagaacagtgccaaagaaaactgaaaaacactgtacaaaagttatGTGTGATCggccatttgctttttttttgccaattagAAAGTTACATGTCTgagtaattaaaggaacacgagccttggatcggttgagttggtctttgaaaagcattttattgtaaccgtttgttataaaatgcatatggttagaaagatgtttaaaaagtagaatacaatgatccaaacaaaattgcttcgaaattgtatggttttccatttactttgcaaactaacacggttggccatggccgaccgtgctagtTGACGAGGTATAAGGACTACCACGCAAGTGatatttcgagtgatacttgtgtggatcattatattatgcttttaaaatatctctctaaccatgcattttattacaaatggttacaaacacttttcatagaccagcttgaccgatccaaggcaacgtgtttctttaaaccCACTGGTACGTTCACTTTTTACTGCTTTTCGAAAGCACATTAGTTTGCTTGTCATAAGCTGGGCAGAAAGAAAGTAAAAAGGGTGAAAATAAGCAAGACAGGTTGTCATAGAGTTGTTATGTTTGCTACTAAGAGAGGTTGCGACAACACCAAGTGGATCTCTTTttaagtagtgttggttctgaaaagaaccggtggttaacgactcaacgtttcaatcagtatgctctgaccgtcttcaggaaaattaactcgatcagagcatacaggttcttttaaaggcagtggacactattggtaatttctgaaaataattattatcataaaacctttcttgattacaagtaatggggagaggttgatagtataaaacattgtgagaaacggctccctctgaagtgccatagtttttgagaaaagtaattttccacaaatttgatttcgagacctcaagtttaaggtctcgaaatcaaccatctaaacgcacacaacttcgtgtgagaagggttgtttttctttcattattatctcgcaacttcgatgaccgattgagctcaaatcttcacaggtttgttactttatgcatatgttgagatacagtcgactcccgttataacgaggtccgccggactggcccattttcctcgtattatccgaatctcgtcttaaacgcagcgcgctaaatatagatacatacgtcatcattgtgcatgcacacaacacgtgtacatgtacttgcatatACATTACATAATGGCCGCACGTGTGTACACACAGATGCATGGCAGAGCTGCAATTGACTATACTACTGTGTGCATAGAGTAGTACATTATGTGcgatgtactgcacaaacaagcacaaCGCGGGgattataaaactgttttaactaagttggtttggttttacattaaattttaaaatcaatttacattttacaagattGATAAAAAGTGTAAGATATTAACTTGCGTTCATGTTTTGGGAAGTTTCTCTTACAAAACTTTGGGGAAAACACCAGGGGAAATCTTACTGCTGCAATGCATACTGCAcacgctgtgaaaattttcagtcaataaaataaaagctggattttcattggtaaccactagtgtaataatagaaggttcattgctaacaggagataccagggaagatgttctgtgcatgtgtgtgcatgtgcaatacactcgtcgcagcaacaaaaaatagaatcttgattttcattggtaaacactgtgtcatgttagatggttcattgccaatgtgggataccaggtaaaatcttgcttttgcattcaataatattgatcacgcaactagttttgattgtaagttgcgggtgttttttttcttctgaaaatttataatgcgcttataaactcagtggatcaatatcttttcttaagatttatccaatgtttgaaccatgcaaacctcctaatcccaccattgtccggagtttggaattaacaaccttgcttgctgactcgtgactcccgatttcggattagtgttgctagcggtagcgtccactttacacctctattgtatgtcttaaaagccacaaatatcgactttaccagctgtacaggtatttcctttgatggtttttgaattgttctcgttatagaagggttttaaacaatgttttgctcgtaatgggtctcccaaattacctcgttataaccgtgttctcgctactaccgtgctcgtataatcagtattttaatgcattgaaacacgcatggggccgttcgggaccggcaaaaaatCTCGTATcaaccggaacctcgtaacatgcgagctcgtaataacgggagtcgactgtataccaactgtgaaggctactctttgacaattaccaatagtgtccattgtctttaagaaccaacactactcagaaAGAGAtatccacatggtgttaccgcaacccTCTCTTAGTATAATATTattccaccgtgcaaagtttcaaatctttcttttttattcttGAGGAAAACAAGTTGTAGCTGGatcaattaaaaatgttttaccaatttttttttgctgatttgaattttgattgatttttagtAGCGGTGCGAGACGGATTTGTACCACCCTACTGTCCAGCCCCACTGTTGGTGAGATTCATCCAAGAGTATCTTCAAGTCAGAGCTCCCCTACTACCAGCAACAATTCCCTGTCACCATCAACGTCCTGCCTAACTACCCAGCCCCAGCCTAGCAGACAATCACTAAATGGTGAGTCATGTTCAACAATAACCGTGTCATGGCCTAGGGGTTAAGATCACCGGATTCAAgcttggtgtttctgatcagcagagtgtgggttcgtgacatttgtgtccttaagcaagacgcttaagcatgattgcttcgtaaagtcGGGGAGgtggtgctttctgctctaccagttaggcttctgatggatgatacccaagcctacatctgtatcgACTCTAAAGGgcgtaaccctgtttcagccctaggagtaggtagcaACGGCCCCTTGAAAAGTTgttgatttgtagcccacaccttggaGTGGTTTTCAGGCCTTGAGTGTCTGGCGACTggcataaaaattaaataaattgaaaataaataaataaagtaaccAAACTGGCATTTATAATAAACTAAGCTCAATATCATGTTTACTCCTCGGTCCCATAGGCTGAAAGGGGTACTGTCCTTGCTTACTGCGTCCATCTGTTCATCCCACCATTTTTCTCTTATGAGACCATGTTGTGGGTGACAAATGTTTTCCCAGCCACACTTGCAGGTTACTTTTCTACACGTGGAGAGATTTTAAACGGAGAGATCCGCCCAAATGACATCCATTCGGCTTGGCACTTTCGCTTCCGAACCGAACTTAACTATGAAGTTCAATCTCAACCCTGTTAAAACACAGTCTGGAAAATTGGGCTGATATCAGCCCAGCCAATAAACTGTCCTTAGATTTGGCTGATTTTTATGTTCAGGACATTGCTTGCTTGAAGCAGTTTGCCTGCCTCGAATGCACCAGAATACTCTTTTGGTATATAACAAGGTGATATGGGGTATTATACATCAAGCTATTTATGcgtattataagttatcacacttGCGCTCATGGAACAcagaggccgaaggccgagttggataggGGAGACAGATGTGCTATATTTGTCTGTATTCCACAAGCACAAGTGTGATAACGAATTTTATCTTTTAGCCTCATTGAGTCAATGAGgttaggttttgtttttgatttgggTTTTGCACACGCacagtttagaatgtaatttttgcattgACCGTATGCGGAGCGTGGTGCATTGAAACTCACAGTACGCAGAGTGCAATTTCAAAGCTGGGAGTAGGTTATAGAGTTTTATATCACACTCtggttcgagcatctgattggaggattagtgcagactggaagataaaactGATTATGTCAACTTAGCAAAACTGTTGTgcatttatttctttattctgAACCAACAGCCAACTGAATCAGGGGCTATACAGGGCATCAAGTCAACTGTGTCATGTCATGACTTCATAAGGCCTTGTTCAATCATTCAAATACCTTATTTTtgattatgatttattttttcagcAGTCCAACCAAGACGTATCCAGCTCACCACCATCAAACAAACTGATGGTGAAATAGCCCCAGAAACCCAACCCACCACAATCCAACCCCCAGTCAATGTCAACATGCCGGTAGAAATACCTACTTCTTCTGGAAACCCAGCAGTTCTTATGCAACAGGATAACAGAACCATTATCGGAGCTCCAATGGAGGGTATTGAAGAATCGTCACAAGGGCAAACTGATAAGGAAGCTGTATTAACCAATCAGACACCACCAGCTGGTCAGGTGACACCCAGACGCATTATGTTAACCAAACTAGATTAAAATGCTACTTTGACGGGGGTAGAGGTTTATATTGTGTTAGGAAAAGTATTCGGAGGAGCTTGGGGCTGTGTACTTCTTTCCAGTGAGCTGAGAAacattggcccaatgacctgCAAAGATAGTCCttacttagaactagtcctaggactcttaaagacactaaacactattggtagttgttaaagaccagtcttctcatctcaacaatttttgtatgcataaaataacaaacatgtgaaaatttgagctcaattggtcgtcaaatttgtgagagaataatggaagaaaaaacgcccttcttgcacaagttgtgtgctttcagacgcttgatttcgagacctcaaaatcaaattctgaggtttcaaaatcaaattcagatattttagtgagaaat
Above is a window of Asterias rubens chromosome 11, eAstRub1.3, whole genome shotgun sequence DNA encoding:
- the LOC117297111 gene encoding chromatin assembly factor 1 subunit B-like isoform X2; protein product: MKLDTPEISWHGREPIYSLDFQPLSTAKKEPRRLATAGCGNDGNLRMWYIRINNDGKATAEFASNMSRHTKSVNVVRFSPDGQILSSGGDDCLVILWRLTDTQGGGSAFGKEDEESKEGWNAFKMLRGHLEDVYDLSWSPDGTRLLSGSVDNSAIIWDVTKGEKLVILKDHRSFVQGVAWDPLGKYCATLSCDRSLRLYNLNNNRCAFNIVKMTMSSTSNNGESTTKQCRLFHDDSMKSFFRRLTFSPDGQLLIVPSGSLEVGDSSTSCNTTYIFTRSSVPRPVMYLPGATKATIAVRCCPVLFELRKPEEELKEPKDDSVHDESMDTSTVTNDVTAEKSDNPKEIWPSVDTEPSNNEPISLFNLPYRIVFAVLTEDSLILYDSQQSIPFGMISNIHYHQLSDVTWSPDGRVLVVSSTDGFCSLVTFEEGEIGIPFEKAPIKPIATEAPKVNSQAAGSTSVSSNQAQPPPLNIHDVKANQGEAVIIRKIEPRRVSPTGPTNNPPAKTNGGARRICTTLLSSPTVGEIHPRVSSSQSSPTTSNNSLSPSTSCLTTQPQPSRQSLNAVQPRRIQLTTIKQTDGEIAPETQPTTIQPPVNVNMPVEIPTSSGNPAVLMQQDNRTIIGAPMEGIEESSQGQTDKEAVLTNQTPPAGQVTPRRIMLTKLD
- the LOC117297111 gene encoding chromatin assembly factor 1 subunit B-like isoform X3, whose protein sequence is MKLDTPEISWHGREPIYSLDFQPLSTAKKEPRRLATAGCGNDGNLRMWYIRINNDGKATAEFASNMSRHTKSVNVVRFSPDGQILSSGGDDCLVILWRLTDTQGGGSAFGKEDEESKEGWNAFKMLRGHLEDVYDLSWSPDGTRLLSGSVDNSAIIWDVTKGEKLVILKDHRSFVQGVAWDPLGKYCATLSCDRSLRLYNLNNNRCAFNIVKMTMSSTSNNGESTTKQCRLFHDDSMKSFFRRLTFSPDGQLLIVPSGSLEVGDSSTSCNTTYIFTRSSVPRPVMYLPGATKATIAVRCCPVLFELRKPEEELKEPKDDSVHDESMDTSTVTNDVTAEKSDNPKEIWPSVDTEPSNNEPISLFNLPYRIVFAVLTEDSLILYDSQQSIPFGMISNIHYHQLSDVTWSPDGRVLVVSSTDGFCSLVTFEEGEIGIPFEKAPIKPIATEAPKVNSQAAGSTSVSSNQAQPPPLNIHDVKANQGEAVIIRKIEPRRVSPTGPTNNPPAKTNGSGARRICTTLLSSPTVGEIHPRVSSSQSSPTTSNNSLSPSTSCLTTQPQPSRQSLNVQPRRIQLTTIKQTDGEIAPETQPTTIQPPVNVNMPVEIPTSSGNPAVLMQQDNRTIIGAPMEGIEESSQGQTDKEAVLTNQTPPAGQVTPRRIMLTKLD
- the LOC117297111 gene encoding chromatin assembly factor 1 subunit B-like isoform X1, translated to MKLDTPEISWHGREPIYSLDFQPLSTAKKEPRRLATAGCGNDGNLRMWYIRINNDGKATAEFASNMSRHTKSVNVVRFSPDGQILSSGGDDCLVILWRLTDTQGGGSAFGKEDEESKEGWNAFKMLRGHLEDVYDLSWSPDGTRLLSGSVDNSAIIWDVTKGEKLVILKDHRSFVQGVAWDPLGKYCATLSCDRSLRLYNLNNNRCAFNIVKMTMSSTSNNGESTTKQCRLFHDDSMKSFFRRLTFSPDGQLLIVPSGSLEVGDSSTSCNTTYIFTRSSVPRPVMYLPGATKATIAVRCCPVLFELRKPEEELKEPKDDSVHDESMDTSTVTNDVTAEKSDNPKEIWPSVDTEPSNNEPISLFNLPYRIVFAVLTEDSLILYDSQQSIPFGMISNIHYHQLSDVTWSPDGRVLVVSSTDGFCSLVTFEEGEIGIPFEKAPIKPIATEAPKVNSQAAGSTSVSSNQAQPPPLNIHDVKANQGEAVIIRKIEPRRVSPTGPTNNPPAKTNGSGARRICTTLLSSPTVGEIHPRVSSSQSSPTTSNNSLSPSTSCLTTQPQPSRQSLNAVQPRRIQLTTIKQTDGEIAPETQPTTIQPPVNVNMPVEIPTSSGNPAVLMQQDNRTIIGAPMEGIEESSQGQTDKEAVLTNQTPPAGQVTPRRIMLTKLD